From Panicum hallii strain FIL2 chromosome 2, PHallii_v3.1, whole genome shotgun sequence, a single genomic window includes:
- the LOC112882261 gene encoding uncharacterized protein LOC112882261 codes for MSNVGNCTMKWRKILKEMTPLRTAGRFFKHHPWVLCLLVLLLILYKYFFGWFTLLVTTSPIFLIAGIFLGFILAYGEPNNPEKDHVYKKIDKARCPNIPLPKIPSEEKVAKHKSRDKKIRKRSHVVASSSEPGSSESGGSDTDNIPMLHAFHPLRSGSNSSQSSEDDDSYDSSIEDEMENHQGNGGKVREGKGHVKVVAWTADDQKNILKIGCLEIERNQRLETLIARRRARKYSDKNLIDFGSSDSLPTVEELSKFNVQIPAVFAPRRNPFDVPYNEDNFPDSAPSALLEIGNPFDLPNEQENESSSSGGAKSSHAEPIPVASHLQRRALLRRHESFTEGAPFLTDFWQDARPSRFKPYFVTEKMANEEIADPVLEGETSEKSNSKSSSVQDSDSTSSVADQESQKDVLEDFSNQGQQSSFSQTEEHAHISRHVREVSLALDMDPPVLISDSSDDDISLSGEHTNDWVEASQSYFSFSLNTLSDDPSVMQHHQEIDIASNGLHQMSPHSNDLELTSSSSETTNDAFEVNDIELSAREAVIIDDTHIPDPVYDSSPSGSEKPTPIGLAIDEVVLQDGHTRTLDAEASIKEEGSPTRMEASSSEVAAPSLSSLERSELREKEAYEMREQSMVGHNEAHESFVSRDDPPISDINSRPTTGGSTNG; via the exons ATGTCG AACGTGGGAAACTGTACAATGAAATGGAGAAAGATTTTGAAGGAAATGACCCCGCTAAGGACTGCGGGCAGATTCTTCAAGCACCATCCCTGGGTTCTCTGCTTGCTGGTGCTTCTACTTATATTGTACAAGTACTTCTTCGGCTGGTTCACTCTCCTTGTGACCACATCACCAATCTTCCTAATTGCCGGCATCTTTCTTGGATTTATCCTTGCTTATGGTGAACCGAACAATCCTGAAAAGGATCACGTCTACAAAAAAATTGACAAAGCTCGGTGTCCGAATATACCTCTTCCAAAGATTCCATCAGAAGAGAAAGTGGCCAAGCACAAAAGCAGAGATAAGAAAATTAGGAAGAGATCTCATGttgtagcttcttcttctgaaCCAGGATCTAGTGAATCAGGTGGCTCAGATACTGATAACATTCCAATGCTACATGCATTTCATCCTCTTAGGTCGGGCAGCAATTCATCACAGTCCTCTGAAGATGATGACTCCTATGACAGCAGCATTGAAGATGAAATGGAGAATCATCAGGGCAATGGTGGGAAGGTACGTGAGGGAAAAGGACATGTTAAAGTTGTGGCATGGACTGCTGATGACCAGAAGAACATACTGAAAATTGGATGCTTGGAGATTGAGCGTAACCAAAGGTTGGAGACCTTAATTGCTAGGCGCCGAGCGAGAAAATACTCAGACAAGAACTTGATAGACTTTGGTAGCAGTGATTCCTTACCTACAGTTGAAGAGCTATCAAAGTTCAATGTTCAAATTCCTGCCGTATTTGCTCCTAGGAGAAATCCATTTGATGTTCCTTACAATGAAGATAACTTCCCAGATTCTGCTCCATCTGCGCTGCTGGAAATAGGAAACCCGTTCGATTTACCAAACGAGCAAGAAAATGAGAGTAGTTCCTCTGGAGGAGCCAAATCAAGCCATGCAGAACCTATTCCTGTAGCATCCCATTTACAAAGGAGAGCACTGTTAAGGAGGCATGAGAGCTTCACCGAAGGAGCACCATTCCTCACTGACTTTTGGCAAGATGCACGTCCTTCCCGGTTCAAACCGTACTTCGTTACAGAAAAAATGGCTAATGAAGAAATTGCGGATCCAGTTCTTGAAGGAGAAACTAGTGAAAAGAGCAACTCAAAGTCCAGTTCTGTTCAAGACTCGGATAGTACTTCTTCAGTTGCCGATCAAGAAAGCCAGAAGGATGTCTTGGAGGATTTCTCAAACCAAGGACAACAATCTTCATTTAGTCAAACAGAGGAACATGCACATATTTCTCGGCATGTGAGGGAGGTTTCTCTTGCCCTTGACATGGATCCGCCTGTACTAATTAGCGATTCCTCTGACGATGACATATCACTGTCTGGTGAACATACAAATGACTGGGTAGAAGCATCACAGAGTTATTTCAGTTTTTCACTGAATACATTATCAGATGATCCTAGTGTTATGCAACACCATCAAGAAATAGATATAGCAAGCAATGGATTGCATCAGATGTCCCCACACTCAAATGATCTTGAGTTGACGTCGTCATCATCCGAAACCACTAATGATGCTTTTGAAGTGAATGACATTGAATTATCAG CCAGGGAAGCAGTGATCATTGATGATACCCACATTCCTGATCCTGTTTATGATTCAAGTCCTTCAGGAAGCGAGAAGCCTACACCTATTGGTTTAGCAATTGATGAAGTTGTTCTGCAAGATG GTCATACTCGTACTCTTGATGCTGAAGCAAGCATCAAAGAAGAGGGTTCACCAACAAGAATGGAGGCCTCTTCTAGTGAGGTAGCTGCACCTAGTTTGAGTTCTTTGGAGCGAAGCGAACTCAGGGAGAAAGAAGCCTATGAGATGAGGGAGCAGTCTATGGTTGGCCATAACGAAGCCCATGAAAGTTTTGTCAGCCGTGATGATCCTCCAATATCTGATATAAATTCTCGGCCAACTACTGGAGGTTCAACTAATG GTTAA
- the LOC112879368 gene encoding pentatricopeptide repeat-containing protein At1g73710 — translation MPPVPHRPPAAGAAVTGAGAPPTADARSGPFPTLPPAASRIHFTRLPPPPSLSSSSTPASPFPSPAASALHPSDEALSAMSPLEQTSLLSRQRCWRRARDLFDRLRALPGYAPNPVHYAVLLRHLARARRWAELRRAWLGMALPPSNPAYAALADTLAKAGLARGALLLLRHMRAQGVAPDEVSMNTFVRVLKDQGRYADGLALFRNWCDGRFEVDFLDLDGIAIDSDGPMQFLLADIRDDNFASGALAIDEGPRKPKLVATYNTLIDLYGKAGRLKDALDMFLDMPAHGVMPDTYTFNTLINVFGLSGNMAQAEALFASMVVRGINPDTKTYNVMMTLFASTGDLDGVLKYYREIGKAGLHVDAVSSRIVLQVLCERKMVREAEDVIEGILNSGSSVHEQSLPVVMKMYVDLGLLDEANTFFERHCRGKGVSSKNFAAMIDAFAIKGLWEEAEHIFLSRRGDGNNKDIMEYNVMVKAYGRAKQYDRVSSLLESMEGSGVSPDECTYNSLIQMFSVGGFPQRAKKLLGKMKDAGFEPKCETYSAVIRSYSHHCLVPEAICLFNEMKSSGVEPNIIVYGLLIDMFAETGNVKEALHYNNLLEESGISPNQVVLTSLIKAYSKYNCWKEAQNLYSRMKNMDGGPDIIASNAMLNLYANLGMVTEAKEIFGSLRRNNNADGVSYTTMVYLYKGMGLLSESVKVACELHKSGLLSDCASYNAVMACYVAKGNLRDCAELVQEMILANIPPDASTFGMIFSLLQNSHVSAEEVLQLESAYNDGKGSAKQAIVAFLFSIAGMHAAALENCEQLLRPEWTIDAWAYNVCFKVYASCGKVEKAFSLFVRMNNLGLKPDTVTCIHLATCYGKPGVSEGLRTIAHLEYRTDELMSSHNALVAYIESGKNNVAVQLVKK, via the coding sequence ATGCCTCCCGTTccccaccgcccgccggccgccggcgccgccgtcacCGGAGCCGGCGCGCCACCGACCGCAGATGCCCGCTCGGGCCCCTTCCCTACTCTTCCCCCCGCCGCCTCCCGTATCCACTTTACCCGCCTGCCCCCGCCAccttccctctcttcctccAGCACCCCCGCCAGCCCCTTCCCcagccccgccgcctccgccctccACCCCTCCGATGAAGCCCTGTCCGCCATGTCCCCGCTGGAGCAGACCTCCCTCCTCTCGCGGCAGCGCTGCTGGCGCCGCGCCCGGGACCTCTTCGAccgcctgcgcgcgctcccCGGGTACGCCCCCAACCCCGTCCACTACGCcgtcctcctccgccacctcgcccgcgcgcgccggTGGGCCGAGCTCCGGCGCGCCTGGCTCGGGATGGCCCTCCCGCCCTCCAATCCGGCCTACGCTGCCCTCGCCGACACGCTCGCCAAGGCCGGGTTGGCACGGGGAGCCCTCCTGCTGCTCCGACACATGCGCGCCCAGGGCGTCGCGCCCGACGAGGTCTCCATGAACACCTTCGTCCGCGTCCTCAAGGATCAGGGCCGCTACGCCGACGGGCTCGCCCTCTTCCGCAATTGGTGTGACGGCAGGTTCGAGGTTGACTTCCTTGATCTTGACGGCATCGCGATTGATTCCGACGGCCCGATGCAGTTCTTGCTTGCTGACATCCGTGACGACAACTTTGCTTCTGGTGCACTAGCCATTGATGAAGGTCCTAGGAAGCCGAAGCTTGTGGCAACGTATAACACGCTGATTGATCTGTATGGGAAGGCTGGGAGGCTGAAGGACGCACTGGACATGTTTCTGGATATGCCTGCTCATGGGGTTATGCCAGACACGTATACATTCAACACATTGATCAACGTATTTGGGTTATCCGGCaacatggcacaggcagaggcTCTGTTTGCCAGCATGGTAGTTAGGGGTATCAATCCTGACACTAAGACATACAATGTGATGATGACTTTATTTGCATCAACTGGAGATTTAGATGGAGTTCTGAAGTATTACCGGGAAATTGGGAAGGCAGGGCTACATGTGGATGCTGTGAGCTCTAGGATTGTGCTGCAGGTGCTATGCGAGAGGAAGATGGTGCGTGAAGCAGAAGATGTGATTGAAGGGATCCtgaattcaggcagttctgttCATGAGCAATCCCTGCCTGTTGTCATGAAGATGTATGTTGATCTAGGATTGCTTGATGAAGCAAACACATTCTTTGAGAGGCATTGCAGAGGAAAAGGGGTTTCATCCAAGAATTTTGCTGCCATGATAGATGCTTTTGCAATAAAGGGTCTGTGGGAAGAAGCCGAGCATATTTTCTTGTCGAGAAGAGGAGATGGGAACAACAAGGACATAATGGAGTATAATGTGATGGTAAAGGCTTATGGTCGGGCAAAGCAGTATGATAGAGTTTCTTCTCTGCTTGAGAGCATGGAAGGTTCTGGTGTTTCGCCAGATGAGTGCACATATAATTCCTTGATTCAAATGTTTTCTGTTGGTGGATTTCCACAGAGAGCTAAGAAACTATTAGGTAAAATGAAAGATGCAGGATTTGAACCAAAGTGTGAGACATACTCTGCTGTCATTAGAAGTTATTCCCACCATTGTTTGGTTCCAGAGGCCATATGCCTGTTCAATGAAATGAAGTCCTCTGGTGTTGAGCCGAATATCATCGTTTATGGACTATTGATTGATATGTTTGCAGAGACAGGAAATGTTAAGGAAGCACTGCACTATAATAATTTGTTGGAAGAATCTGGAATCTCTCCAAACCAGGTTGTTCTAACTTCTCTTATTAAAGCCTACAGCAAATACAATTGCTGGAAGGAAGCACAGAATTTGTATTCAAGGATGAAGAACATGGATGGCGGCCCTGACATTATTGCCTCCAATGCCATGCTAAACCTTTATGCAAATCTTGGGATGGTCACTGAGGCAAAAGAAATCTTTGGAAGCCTGAGGAGAAATAACAACGCAGATGGTGTTTCATACACTACCATGGTATACCTCTACAAGGGCATGGGCTTGCTTAGTGAGTCCGTTAAGGTTGCATGTGAATTACATAAATCAGGCTTACTATCTGACTGTGCTTCATACAATGCTGTTATGGCTTGTTATGTGGCCAAGGGCAACCTTAGAGATTGTGCAGAGTTAGTGCAGGAAATGATTTTGGCTAACATCCCACCAGATGCCTCAACTTTTGGAATGATTTTTTCTCTACTTCAGAACAGCCATGTTTCAGCAGAAGAAGTTTTACAGTTAGAGTCAGCATATAATGATGGCAAGGGTTCTGCCAAGCAAGCTATTGTTGCATTTTTGTTCTCCATAGCTGGCATGCATGCTGCTGCACTAGAGAATTGTGAGCAGTTATTGAGGCCTGAGTGGACAATTGATGCATGGGCATATAATGTTTGCTTCAAGGTCTATGCTTCCTGCGGGAAGGTGGAAAAAGCTTTCAGTTTGTTTGTGCGGATGAATAATTTAGGGCTCAAGCCAGATACAGTTACTTGCATCCATTTGGCAACTTGCTATGGGAAACCTGGAGTATCAGAAGGCCTAAGGACTATTGCTCATCTTGAATACAGAACTGATGAGCTTATGTCTTCGCATAATGCACTGGTTGCATATATAGAAAGTGGAAAGAATAATGTTGCAGTTCAGTTAGTCAAGAAATGA